One stretch of Vibrio kanaloae DNA includes these proteins:
- a CDS encoding tetratricopeptide repeat protein, translating into MIKKSLATAVALFISTSALLSTSAMAANSGQQTVDASAQNINQVLEMTDTQTRIQQLSYMAQDQNQSIENRTGALQELAAYPSQNALVAVVRGLKDQDPEVREASVIGSEPYQLEHRWALVSPLLKDSDTMVRHTATSNLIRDFNALDDQQKAQIEPPVKELISFLETQESEKYQLLFADVLRWHNEWDKAETVYLDLINTHATEPQVWLSYADNFRAQNKDQQAVDVLDRGLKHVPDNAALHYSKSLTLVRLEDKSAAAHEIEVAAKLAKDNSYYWYLNGVLQEELDIDKSTKSFEKAYLISGSPEQLYAVCDIYVRYGNEKTDECLVELSKVAPGYVIDQLKEKRVAPSS; encoded by the coding sequence ATGATCAAGAAAAGTTTAGCGACAGCGGTTGCTTTATTTATTTCAACGTCCGCACTGCTATCAACGTCAGCAATGGCAGCTAATAGCGGTCAACAAACTGTTGATGCATCAGCACAAAATATCAATCAAGTGCTTGAAATGACGGACACTCAAACCCGAATTCAACAGTTGTCTTACATGGCGCAAGATCAGAATCAGTCTATTGAAAACCGTACTGGTGCGCTGCAAGAATTGGCCGCTTACCCAAGCCAAAATGCGTTGGTGGCTGTTGTTAGAGGTTTGAAAGATCAAGACCCTGAAGTTCGTGAAGCGTCGGTGATTGGGTCTGAACCTTATCAACTAGAACATCGCTGGGCATTGGTATCTCCGTTGCTTAAAGACAGCGATACTATGGTTCGCCACACGGCAACATCAAATCTAATTCGTGACTTTAATGCCTTAGATGATCAACAAAAAGCACAAATCGAACCACCAGTAAAAGAGTTGATTAGTTTCCTAGAAACGCAAGAATCTGAAAAGTATCAATTGCTGTTTGCTGATGTACTTCGCTGGCACAACGAGTGGGATAAGGCCGAAACGGTTTATTTGGATCTCATTAATACTCATGCGACAGAGCCACAAGTTTGGTTGAGTTATGCCGATAACTTCCGTGCACAGAACAAAGACCAGCAAGCGGTCGATGTATTGGATCGCGGTTTGAAACATGTACCAGACAACGCAGCTTTGCATTACTCTAAATCTCTGACTTTGGTTCGCCTTGAAGACAAGAGCGCAGCGGCACATGAGATTGAAGTGGCCGCTAAGCTAGCGAAAGATAATAGCTATTACTGGTACCTCAATGGGGTATTGCAAGAAGAGTTAGATATCGACAAATCGACCAAGTCGTTCGAAAAAGCGTACCTAATATCGGGTTCTCCAGAGCAGTTGTATGCAGTGTGTGACATTTACGTGCGCTACGGTAATGAGAAAACTGACGAATGCTTGGTTGAGCTTTCGAAAGTGGCCCCGGGTTACGTGATTGATCAGCTGAAAGAGAAGCGAGTAGCGCCAAGCTCGTAA
- a CDS encoding response regulator, translating into MPITVWNSLSVKHKLFGLVLLPISLLLFLAGRQAYILTTQLADFERTNQLFVYLQDVSALSRSTLTFSSEEFATQSSQVREELKKVSPLIFLDAFDEVNQLVTDFSDATLFAMEATDSYAKLDALEWQSDTYKRLLIEIEKVPFENTKREIQQHLTALQQLEWLAFWSNEEFKLGTSLIEIFQNSQEYSPELAEQIKTLSERQQLFLERFVLLNANEDQVALMVEVFRNDVFTQSQKIRSALLNFNAISKLSPQEISVGLEAMNTRLSLLQSLGSVIKQEFKQEVEQAIYAAQMQRILFISIVASLTALVMGLTLSLTRQVTNNLNLVLKFLKSENDQTRPSLDKLIQGKDELSLFAQQVKRLTIEQGLAKERLMIAKEDAERAKEEAEQAKDHAIQASKAKSSFLANMSHEIRTPLNGVIGISEVLSDTPLTPTQRDYVDTIEISSQLLLSLINDILDFSKIESGMLLISPHSASIRESIYDIASIIAPKAKEQNITVSVDISSDTPARVMLDDHRLRQILMNFMSNAVKFTAKGGVTLSIQTLSQPSTSVTIRFSVRDTGIGIDKQQQKQIFEPFAQEDNSTTRQFGGTGLGLAISTQLVELMGGRIQLTSVKGEGSCFYFDLELPVDLMLPKPSLATANIYIFGNKNVLSERIENDLNLYGLKVTKITEHADDIVKQIRTKKYSKSTTVIFAEDDSFRVNDHSDDLDKLHQNGATICLLRSFLSESGDMGNSVTAQVSQPLLGIRLIKAIELCDVQGFAARSEASQQDLMPQHKILIVEDNKINQKIAGLHVSKSGFDFEFANNGQEAVDMFANNSLYAAILMDCMMPVMDGFQATVNIRRIEEETKAKRRTPIIALTASVIDDDIQKCFDVGMDDYVPKPFKFEMLEEKILAAVETMPLPVTSHQNSTSVVSTVIPINNASKAKQTLPEETEQNTVPSKSEKILLVEDNRVNQKVASLMLKKAGYAFEIADNGLIAVEMYKSDSNFDIILMDCMMPVMDGFTATREIREYERNLGLNKTPIIALTASVIDDDIQKCFDSGMDGYVAKPVRKDKLFHQIESATC; encoded by the coding sequence ATGCCGATTACGGTCTGGAATAGCCTTTCAGTCAAACACAAACTCTTTGGCTTAGTTTTACTCCCCATTTCACTCTTGCTCTTCCTTGCTGGCAGACAGGCTTATATCTTAACAACTCAGTTAGCCGATTTTGAACGAACCAACCAGCTATTTGTCTACCTTCAGGATGTTTCGGCCTTATCTCGGAGTACTCTAACTTTTAGCTCGGAGGAGTTTGCGACACAAAGTAGCCAAGTCAGAGAAGAACTGAAAAAAGTCTCCCCATTGATTTTTTTAGACGCTTTTGATGAAGTAAATCAACTTGTAACAGACTTCAGCGACGCTACTCTATTTGCGATGGAAGCAACCGATAGTTACGCTAAATTAGATGCCCTTGAGTGGCAAAGTGACACGTACAAGCGGTTATTGATTGAAATAGAAAAAGTCCCGTTTGAGAACACCAAACGTGAAATTCAGCAGCACCTCACTGCATTACAACAGCTTGAATGGCTAGCTTTTTGGTCAAATGAGGAATTCAAACTGGGTACCTCACTGATTGAAATATTTCAAAACAGCCAAGAATACAGCCCAGAACTTGCAGAACAAATAAAAACCCTCAGTGAAAGGCAACAACTGTTCCTAGAGCGCTTCGTTTTATTAAATGCCAACGAGGATCAAGTCGCTTTAATGGTTGAGGTGTTTAGAAATGACGTTTTTACTCAAAGCCAAAAAATAAGAAGTGCTTTACTCAACTTCAATGCAATAAGCAAGCTAAGTCCACAAGAAATTTCGGTTGGTTTAGAGGCCATGAACACACGCCTAAGCCTATTACAAAGCCTCGGCAGTGTCATTAAACAAGAGTTCAAACAAGAAGTTGAGCAAGCGATTTATGCCGCTCAGATGCAGAGAATACTGTTTATTTCGATCGTCGCCTCACTCACTGCACTAGTGATGGGGTTAACATTAAGTTTGACAAGGCAGGTCACTAATAACCTTAATTTGGTTCTCAAGTTTTTAAAAAGTGAGAACGATCAAACTCGGCCTTCTTTAGATAAGCTGATACAAGGAAAAGATGAGCTCAGTCTATTTGCTCAGCAAGTGAAACGATTGACCATCGAACAAGGGCTCGCTAAAGAGAGACTGATGATAGCGAAAGAAGACGCCGAAAGAGCTAAAGAAGAGGCTGAACAGGCAAAAGATCACGCAATCCAAGCGAGTAAGGCAAAAAGTAGCTTCCTAGCTAACATGTCTCACGAAATACGTACTCCATTAAATGGTGTTATCGGTATCTCAGAAGTCCTTTCCGATACTCCGCTGACCCCAACACAACGAGATTATGTTGATACCATTGAAATATCATCTCAACTGCTACTGAGTTTAATCAACGATATCTTAGATTTTTCTAAGATAGAATCTGGCATGCTATTAATCAGCCCACATTCCGCATCCATTAGAGAATCAATATACGATATCGCCTCAATTATTGCGCCGAAAGCAAAAGAGCAAAATATCACAGTTAGCGTCGACATCAGCTCAGATACACCAGCTCGAGTCATGCTTGATGATCACCGATTAAGACAAATTCTAATGAACTTTATGTCGAATGCAGTGAAGTTTACCGCAAAAGGTGGGGTGACATTATCGATCCAGACTCTCAGCCAACCTAGCACTAGTGTTACCATTAGATTCTCTGTACGTGACACCGGCATTGGTATAGATAAACAGCAACAAAAACAAATATTCGAACCTTTTGCTCAAGAGGACAATTCAACCACTAGACAGTTCGGCGGCACAGGTCTTGGTCTCGCCATCAGCACTCAGCTTGTTGAGCTTATGGGTGGTCGGATTCAACTCACCTCAGTTAAAGGGGAAGGCAGTTGTTTCTACTTCGATTTAGAATTACCGGTTGACTTAATGTTGCCGAAGCCAAGTTTAGCAACCGCTAACATTTACATTTTCGGTAACAAAAATGTACTTTCTGAACGCATAGAAAACGACCTTAATCTTTATGGTTTGAAAGTGACTAAAATAACGGAACACGCGGACGATATTGTTAAGCAAATCAGAACGAAAAAGTACAGTAAATCGACCACTGTCATTTTCGCTGAAGATGATTCGTTTCGAGTTAACGACCATTCCGACGACTTAGATAAACTGCATCAAAACGGCGCTACTATTTGTCTCCTTCGTTCATTTCTCAGCGAATCGGGTGATATGGGTAATAGTGTTACCGCTCAAGTATCACAACCGCTACTTGGCATACGCTTAATAAAAGCCATTGAACTTTGCGACGTACAGGGTTTTGCTGCTCGCTCAGAAGCTAGTCAACAAGATCTAATGCCTCAACATAAAATTCTGATCGTGGAAGACAATAAGATAAACCAAAAGATTGCGGGCCTTCACGTAAGTAAAAGTGGCTTTGACTTCGAATTTGCAAACAATGGCCAAGAAGCCGTGGACATGTTTGCTAATAACTCTCTTTACGCGGCAATATTGATGGATTGTATGATGCCAGTTATGGATGGCTTCCAAGCGACAGTCAACATCCGAAGAATTGAAGAGGAAACAAAAGCAAAACGTCGTACCCCTATTATTGCACTTACCGCCAGTGTGATTGATGATGATATTCAAAAGTGTTTTGATGTGGGAATGGACGACTATGTACCAAAGCCATTCAAGTTCGAAATGTTGGAAGAGAAAATCCTAGCCGCTGTTGAGACAATGCCTTTGCCTGTCACCTCTCATCAAAATTCAACATCAGTAGTGTCAACTGTCATTCCTATTAATAACGCAAGCAAAGCCAAACAGACATTACCAGAAGAAACGGAACAAAACACAGTGCCGAGTAAATCTGAAAAGATACTTCTTGTCGAAGACAATCGCGTGAATCAGAAGGTGGCATCTTTAATGCTGAAAAAAGCGGGCTATGCATTTGAAATTGCAGACAATGGACTAATCGCTGTTGAGATGTATAAGAGCGACAGTAACTTCGACATTATTTTAATGGATTGCATGATGCCAGTAATGGATGGTTTCACCGCAACTCGAGAGATTAGAGAATATGAGAGAAATCTAGGTTTAAATAAAACTCCTATCATCGCGTTAACCGCCAGCGTTATCGATGATGACATTCAAAAGTGCTTTGATTCGGGAATGGATGGGTACGTCGCGAAGCCCGTGAGAAAAGACAAACTATTCCATCAAATAGAAAGTGCAACTTGTTAG
- the yegS gene encoding lipid kinase YegS gives MDSIRAIFNGKKANTPELRQAVFDARDRDIDLQVRVTWEPSDMYRLVNEAICDGVKRLIVAGGDGTVNEAVSALNQFQVSERPQLAIIPMGTANDFATATAIPSNIAEAFALALEGNTFAVDSVRANDRYFMNVAAAGFGAEVTAETPVELKDFLGGGAYTLTGVVKALGFKPYSGTLTVDKGTFTGEILVGAFCNGRLAGGGQSLAPEALIDDGLMDLTLVKSFVASELPQVLEELKSPDEDGKYIVHTQTSWLDIDFTQPLPINLDGEPYRSNNIRFEVVPSSIRLVLPDDCPCLSKNCV, from the coding sequence ATGGACAGCATTCGCGCGATTTTCAATGGTAAGAAAGCCAATACTCCAGAGTTAAGACAAGCGGTTTTTGATGCAAGAGACCGTGATATCGACCTACAAGTTAGAGTGACTTGGGAGCCTTCAGATATGTATCGTCTAGTAAACGAGGCAATATGCGATGGTGTGAAACGGCTCATTGTTGCTGGTGGCGATGGGACGGTTAATGAGGCCGTTAGTGCGCTCAACCAGTTTCAAGTGAGTGAAAGGCCGCAACTTGCGATTATTCCCATGGGAACCGCGAACGATTTTGCTACTGCAACGGCTATTCCGAGTAATATTGCAGAGGCTTTTGCACTCGCATTAGAAGGCAATACTTTCGCGGTCGACAGTGTTCGTGCTAACGACCGCTATTTCATGAATGTAGCGGCAGCAGGATTTGGAGCTGAAGTGACCGCTGAAACTCCTGTTGAATTGAAAGACTTTCTTGGTGGCGGTGCGTACACGTTAACAGGCGTGGTGAAAGCGTTAGGATTTAAGCCTTATAGCGGCACCTTAACCGTAGATAAAGGCACTTTTACTGGCGAAATTCTGGTTGGTGCGTTTTGTAATGGTCGCTTGGCCGGTGGTGGTCAATCACTTGCGCCTGAAGCTTTGATAGACGATGGCTTAATGGATCTAACATTAGTTAAGTCATTTGTGGCGTCAGAATTACCGCAAGTTCTTGAGGAGTTAAAAAGTCCTGATGAAGATGGTAAGTATATTGTGCATACTCAAACGAGTTGGCTTGATATCGATTTTACTCAACCTTTACCGATTAATTTAGACGGAGAGCCTTATCGTTCAAATAACATCCGCTTCGAAGTTGTCCCATCAAGCATCCGTCTGGTACTTCCTGATGACTGCCCTTGTTTAAGTAAGAACTGCGTTTGA
- a CDS encoding BatD family protein: MSRYDLALEAVQVKVGRSDSLKLTKSFLMSMVLLFSSVFPILASAADIYDLQKSSDVELIAWVGEKPKSGDKITPTKVSVNEQVILNIEVATPRWLTGGTRIGSIEIPNVIAKQRNQLATNYTERVEGTTWSRQRWEVTLYPMTSGEFVIPTVPVRIQVSAPDGSNVGGTLYTQPIKFEVSLPSGLLDNETPWFSATEVDVDQQWQRSSDELKVGDAITRTITIKAKDSLSVLLPDVLTNESTQQFQAYPQPNRLDDAQERGDYRSSRVEETVYVIQQGGEFTLPDFSFQWWDSKNQRLESVVIKGEVFEAKHTVQSFIKAYMSVFISVGLALVLCVALFVSLKRYYKNRPTPSWLVFRRLLKQGNWPALRTFIYRQLRTETTQLELDKVKLSKAQLGKLNGQKRWVEDSEALQQGYEDKNVFTRLWRGLSNLSNDQLNSSHSRSIFSRLKIPKALPDLKNKTK; encoded by the coding sequence ATGAGTCGATACGATTTAGCTCTTGAAGCGGTTCAAGTAAAGGTAGGGCGCTCAGATTCTTTGAAACTAACGAAGTCGTTCCTAATGTCGATGGTTCTACTATTCAGTTCTGTTTTTCCTATTCTTGCTTCGGCGGCTGATATTTATGACCTGCAGAAGAGTAGTGATGTTGAACTGATTGCTTGGGTCGGAGAAAAACCGAAGTCAGGCGACAAGATAACACCGACCAAAGTCAGCGTAAATGAGCAGGTCATTCTGAACATTGAGGTGGCGACACCGCGCTGGTTAACAGGCGGCACTCGAATTGGCAGTATCGAAATCCCGAACGTTATTGCTAAGCAGCGAAATCAACTTGCGACCAACTACACTGAGCGAGTGGAAGGTACAACATGGTCACGCCAACGCTGGGAAGTGACGCTTTATCCGATGACTTCTGGCGAGTTTGTTATTCCAACCGTGCCGGTTCGTATCCAAGTTTCTGCTCCTGATGGTTCAAACGTTGGTGGCACGCTTTACACGCAGCCGATTAAGTTTGAAGTTTCGTTGCCTTCAGGTTTACTCGATAATGAAACGCCTTGGTTTTCTGCGACAGAAGTCGATGTAGATCAGCAATGGCAACGTTCTAGTGACGAGCTAAAAGTTGGCGATGCCATTACTCGAACTATCACGATTAAGGCAAAAGACAGCCTTTCTGTGTTGCTGCCAGACGTGCTAACCAATGAGTCCACTCAGCAGTTCCAAGCTTACCCACAGCCTAACCGTTTAGACGATGCGCAAGAACGTGGTGATTACCGTTCTAGCAGAGTCGAAGAAACGGTTTATGTTATTCAACAAGGTGGCGAATTTACCTTACCGGATTTCTCATTCCAGTGGTGGGACAGCAAGAATCAACGTCTTGAAAGTGTTGTCATAAAAGGCGAGGTGTTTGAAGCAAAACACACTGTTCAATCCTTCATCAAGGCTTATATGTCGGTCTTTATCAGCGTTGGTTTGGCATTAGTGTTGTGTGTTGCGTTATTTGTTTCTTTGAAGCGTTATTACAAGAACCGACCGACACCGAGTTGGTTGGTATTCCGTCGTTTGCTTAAGCAAGGTAATTGGCCTGCATTGAGAACCTTTATCTACCGTCAATTGCGAACAGAAACGACTCAGTTAGAGCTGGATAAAGTGAAACTGAGTAAAGCGCAACTTGGTAAATTGAATGGACAAAAACGTTGGGTGGAAGACAGCGAAGCACTTCAGCAAGGGTATGAAGATAAAAACGTCTTTACTCGTTTGTGGAGAGGGTTAAGTAACCTGTCTAATGACCAATTAAACTCAAGCCATTCTCGTTCGATTTTCTCCCGCTTGAAAATCCCTAAAGCCTTGCCAGACTTAAAAAATAAAACTAAGTAG
- a CDS encoding anaerobic sulfatase maturase, whose amino-acid sequence MHITQGPQYNGKASKRLHVMAKPIGAACNIDCKYCYYLSKQDLLEYKKGSSPRMDDETLETYIRQYIEGQNTPEIIFSWQGGEPTILGLAYFERVVELQKKYQPEGVLISNDLQTNGTLLNDDWGRFLAKNNFLIGLSIDGPEMLHNAYRTNRAGRGTFKQVMAAVELLHKHQVKFATLTCVNNLTSQNALEVYRFLRDVVKSPQMQFIPIVEQKTFRTVAPQTSQVSEQLKQGDKRLIPGHKDSIMESWCVSDLAWGNFLIAVFDEWAKHDIGKVFVQYFEASLETWIGRPNPLCTLNEICGKGLAMEPNGDVFSCDHYVYPEYKIGNIHHEKLDDLAYSAPQQKFGFAKSRTLTSQCQQCDYKFACHGECPKNRFIKTRAGEPDLNYLCAGWHKFFSHVDKSMAYIARAMRHPVAHGKYSDSVMMARRVEQAQQATFETKF is encoded by the coding sequence ATGCATATTACTCAAGGTCCACAATATAACGGTAAAGCGTCTAAGCGCCTGCATGTTATGGCTAAGCCGATTGGCGCAGCGTGCAACATTGACTGTAAATATTGTTATTACCTAAGTAAGCAAGATTTGTTGGAGTACAAGAAAGGCAGTTCTCCAAGAATGGATGATGAGACGCTAGAGACTTACATCCGACAATACATCGAAGGTCAAAATACACCTGAAATCATCTTCTCATGGCAGGGTGGTGAACCTACCATATTAGGTTTGGCTTATTTTGAGCGTGTGGTTGAGCTACAGAAAAAGTATCAGCCCGAAGGTGTGTTAATTTCAAATGATCTACAAACTAATGGCACATTATTGAATGATGATTGGGGTCGATTCTTAGCAAAGAACAACTTCCTAATCGGTTTAAGTATTGATGGCCCTGAAATGCTGCACAACGCTTACCGTACCAACAGAGCGGGTCGTGGCACATTCAAACAAGTGATGGCTGCTGTTGAGCTGCTACACAAGCACCAAGTAAAATTCGCCACGCTTACTTGTGTGAATAACCTGACCAGTCAAAACGCATTAGAAGTGTATCGTTTCCTACGTGATGTGGTGAAGTCTCCACAAATGCAGTTTATTCCTATCGTTGAACAGAAAACCTTTAGAACGGTTGCGCCACAAACGTCTCAAGTGAGTGAGCAACTTAAGCAAGGTGACAAGCGTCTGATCCCTGGCCATAAAGATTCGATCATGGAATCTTGGTGTGTGTCGGACTTAGCGTGGGGTAACTTCCTGATTGCTGTGTTTGACGAGTGGGCGAAGCACGACATCGGTAAAGTGTTCGTTCAGTATTTTGAAGCGAGCTTAGAAACGTGGATTGGTCGCCCGAACCCGCTTTGCACTTTGAACGAGATATGTGGCAAAGGCCTAGCAATGGAGCCAAACGGCGATGTGTTCTCTTGTGACCACTACGTTTACCCTGAATATAAAATCGGCAACATCCATCACGAAAAGCTTGATGACCTAGCATATAGCGCACCACAACAGAAATTTGGCTTTGCTAAATCACGCACACTGACGAGCCAATGCCAGCAATGTGACTACAAGTTTGCTTGTCATGGCGAATGCCCTAAAAACCGCTTTATCAAAACTCGTGCGGGTGAGCCGGACTTGAACTATTTATGTGCGGGCTGGCACAAGTTCTTCTCTCATGTTGATAAATCGATGGCGTATATTGCGCGTGCGATGAGACACCCTGTTGCTCATGGTAAGTACAGTGATTCTGTGATGATGGCGCGTCGAGTAGAACAGGCGCAACAAGCTACGTTCGAGACCAAGTTTTAA
- a CDS encoding formylglycine-generating enzyme family protein translates to MKFINYKHLSAVSGVTMTIFLSGCASVPTHPIAQKIDQEMVLVEGGTFTMGSNSKKATKAERPAREVVVDSFYIAKFEVTQELFESVMGSSLSYFKNPQIPVNNLSWQQANYFVEQLNELTSEEYRLPTEAEWEFAAKGGNRSKGYTYSGSNSLGDVAWYSANSKNSAHPVGLKKPNELGLYDMTGNVGEFVIDAFDDTFYRFGPTDNPNNAKHSDVGLSHKSVRGGSFAYDANESESYRRDFASQSITMSDMGLRLVKDAD, encoded by the coding sequence ATGAAATTTATCAATTACAAACATTTATCAGCAGTTAGCGGCGTCACAATGACTATTTTCCTAAGCGGCTGTGCAAGCGTGCCTACACACCCTATCGCTCAAAAAATTGACCAAGAGATGGTGTTGGTTGAAGGCGGAACATTCACCATGGGCTCAAACAGCAAGAAAGCAACCAAAGCTGAACGACCAGCCCGTGAAGTAGTTGTAGATAGTTTTTACATTGCGAAGTTTGAGGTGACTCAAGAACTATTCGAATCAGTGATGGGGTCGTCTCTTAGTTATTTCAAAAACCCACAAATCCCAGTTAACAACTTAAGTTGGCAACAGGCGAACTATTTCGTTGAGCAGTTGAATGAGTTAACAAGCGAAGAGTACCGCCTGCCAACTGAAGCGGAATGGGAATTTGCAGCGAAGGGTGGCAACAGAAGTAAAGGCTATACTTACAGCGGTTCCAATAGCTTAGGTGATGTCGCGTGGTACTCAGCAAACTCAAAAAACAGTGCTCATCCTGTCGGACTAAAAAAACCAAATGAACTAGGTTTATATGACATGACAGGAAACGTGGGAGAGTTTGTGATTGATGCCTTCGATGACACCTTCTACAGATTCGGTCCAACAGATAATCCAAACAATGCAAAACATAGTGACGTAGGGCTATCACATAAATCAGTGCGCGGTGGCAGTTTCGCCTATGACGCAAATGAATCTGAAAGTTACCGCCGTGATTTCGCAAGCCAGTCAATCACCATGTCGGACATGGGTCTGCGCCTAGTTAAAGACGCAGACTAG
- a CDS encoding LysR family transcriptional regulator — translation MKNTELNLIPIFVAIYEEQNLSRAASRMDISQPAVSKALARLRDIYDEPLFHRTTSGVEPTTFAIDIYPAMAAALKNFTSTLSDSRDFDPKTSGRVFSIACVSAASYEMMPRVMQLISQVAPGIALEIHPLFTEDYESDLRLQRHDVIVDMTPKGRTMLKHEVISKEELVVVCRADHPTVGDTINMEQFLSLGHVVVSRWHARKSLLSSEHYDGLEQRRVVYRAAGVVEMLPVIENSDYIGMLPISSVRCFSEKYNVKILPLPFELEDLEMCMIWHPSRTNEPSHKWLRDKIKVAAKELSS, via the coding sequence ATGAAAAATACCGAGCTAAATTTAATTCCTATATTTGTTGCTATCTATGAAGAGCAGAACTTGTCTAGGGCTGCTAGTCGCATGGATATCAGCCAACCTGCTGTGAGCAAAGCGCTTGCACGGTTGCGAGATATCTATGACGAGCCACTGTTTCACCGCACTACATCAGGCGTAGAGCCAACCACATTCGCTATTGATATCTATCCTGCAATGGCTGCCGCACTCAAGAACTTCACTTCTACTTTATCGGATTCAAGAGACTTCGACCCTAAAACCTCAGGCCGCGTCTTCTCAATTGCTTGCGTCTCAGCGGCGAGTTACGAAATGATGCCAAGAGTCATGCAGTTAATTAGTCAAGTGGCGCCTGGTATTGCATTGGAAATTCATCCCTTGTTTACTGAAGATTACGAGTCCGATTTAAGATTACAAAGACACGATGTGATTGTTGATATGACGCCAAAGGGAAGAACCATGCTCAAGCATGAGGTGATTTCTAAAGAGGAGCTGGTGGTTGTATGCAGAGCTGATCATCCTACGGTTGGCGACACCATTAATATGGAGCAATTTCTTTCTCTTGGTCACGTCGTGGTATCTCGCTGGCACGCCCGTAAAAGCTTGTTAAGTTCTGAACACTATGATGGATTAGAACAGCGCAGGGTAGTTTACCGAGCGGCTGGCGTTGTCGAGATGCTCCCAGTCATTGAGAACTCAGATTATATCGGTATGCTGCCAATATCGTCGGTTCGCTGTTTCTCAGAGAAGTACAATGTCAAAATACTGCCTTTACCATTCGAGTTGGAAGACCTCGAAATGTGTATGATTTGGCACCCAAGCCGTACCAACGAGCCAAGCCATAAGTGGCTGCGTGATAAAATAAAAGTGGCGGCAAAAGAGTTATCAAGTTAG